A genome region from Geminicoccus roseus DSM 18922 includes the following:
- a CDS encoding efflux RND transporter permease subunit has product MARFFIDRPIFAWVLAIVVMMAGALAIWTLPVAQYPTIAPPSVSITANYPGASAKVVEDSVTQVIEQRMKGIDGLRYMSANSSSSGQVEITLTFEPGTDPDIAQVQVQNKLSLATPLLPEEVQRQGVQVAKASSSFLMVVGLVAAEGSGFNQTDLADYMASNIQDPISRVEGVGEVQLFGAQYALRVWLDPRELVNFGLTPADVVAAIRAQNAQVAAGQLGGLPATEGQQLNATITAQSLLQTPEEFRQIFLRTAEDGSSIRLGDVADVEIGAESYTTTANYNGRPSTGLAIQLASGANALATAEAVRAEMEALKAFIPEGMEVIIPYDTTPFVKVSIESVVHTLIEAVVLVFLVMYLFLQNFRATLIPTIAVPVVLLGTFAILEFAGFSINVLTMFAMVLAIGLLVDDAIVVVENVERVMHDEKLPAKEATRKSMDQITGALIGIGLVLSAVFVPMAFFGGSTGVIYRQFSITIVSAMALSVLTALILTPALCATLLKPSAPPRRGPFAWFNRGFGKTTNGYVGLVGYMARRAGRFLIVYLILAAGVGYMFVRLPTAFLPDEDQGIMFVQAQLPVGATQERTLEVLKTVERHFLENEADSVASIFTVAGFSFAGSGQNAGIGFVLLKDWDERQDPAQNVAAIAGRAMGAFSQIRDAMVFAFAPPAVLELGNATGFDVQLQDRAGLGHDALMAARDQFLGMAAQNPALVGVRPNGMQDQPEYRVEIDHHKVGALSLSIEDVNDALSAAWGGTYVNDFLDRGRIKKVYVQADAPYRMVPEDLNQWYVRNAKGEMVPFSAFATAGWTYGSPRLERYNGLPSVEILGQPAPGLSSGAAMDAVEEIMAQLPPGFGYEWTGISDQERAAGAQAPMLYAISIMVVFLCLAALYESWSIPFSVMLVVPLGVLGALAAALSTGLSNDVFFQVGLLTTIGLAAKNAILIVEFAKDLNEAGKGLMEATLEAARLRLRPIIMTSLAFGLGVTPLAISTGAGSGGQNAIGIGVLGGVIAATFLGILFVPLFFVAVRKTFSRKRAAPPVTAAEVPAE; this is encoded by the coding sequence GTGGCCCGTTTCTTCATCGACCGGCCGATCTTCGCCTGGGTGCTCGCCATCGTGGTGATGATGGCGGGCGCGCTCGCCATCTGGACGCTGCCGGTCGCCCAGTATCCCACGATCGCTCCCCCGTCGGTGTCCATCACCGCGAACTATCCGGGCGCCTCGGCCAAGGTGGTCGAGGACTCGGTCACGCAGGTGATCGAACAGCGCATGAAGGGCATCGACGGCCTGCGCTACATGTCGGCGAACAGCAGTTCGTCCGGCCAGGTCGAGATCACCCTGACCTTCGAGCCGGGCACCGACCCGGACATCGCGCAGGTCCAGGTTCAGAACAAGCTGTCGCTGGCAACCCCGCTCCTGCCGGAGGAGGTGCAGCGTCAGGGCGTCCAGGTGGCGAAGGCCTCCAGCAGCTTCCTGATGGTGGTGGGGCTGGTCGCCGCCGAAGGCTCCGGCTTCAACCAGACCGACCTCGCCGACTACATGGCCTCCAACATCCAGGACCCGATCTCCCGGGTGGAAGGTGTGGGCGAGGTGCAGCTGTTCGGCGCGCAGTATGCGCTGCGCGTCTGGCTGGACCCGCGCGAGCTGGTGAATTTCGGCCTGACCCCGGCGGATGTCGTCGCGGCGATCCGCGCCCAGAATGCCCAGGTCGCCGCTGGCCAGCTGGGTGGCCTGCCTGCCACCGAGGGCCAGCAGCTCAACGCGACCATCACCGCCCAGTCCCTGCTGCAGACGCCCGAGGAGTTCCGGCAGATCTTCCTGCGCACCGCCGAAGACGGCTCGTCGATCCGGCTAGGCGATGTCGCGGACGTCGAGATCGGCGCCGAATCCTACACCACCACGGCCAACTATAACGGTCGTCCGTCAACCGGCCTGGCGATCCAGCTGGCGTCTGGCGCCAACGCGCTGGCCACCGCCGAAGCGGTCCGGGCCGAGATGGAGGCGCTCAAGGCCTTCATCCCGGAGGGGATGGAGGTGATCATCCCCTACGACACCACGCCGTTCGTGAAGGTGTCGATCGAGAGCGTGGTGCACACGCTGATCGAGGCGGTCGTCCTGGTCTTCCTCGTGATGTACCTGTTCCTGCAGAACTTCCGTGCGACGCTGATCCCCACGATCGCGGTGCCGGTGGTGCTGCTGGGCACCTTCGCGATCCTCGAGTTCGCGGGCTTCTCGATCAACGTGCTCACCATGTTCGCCATGGTGCTGGCGATCGGCCTGCTGGTCGACGACGCCATTGTGGTGGTGGAGAACGTCGAGCGGGTAATGCACGACGAGAAGCTTCCGGCCAAGGAAGCGACCCGCAAGTCGATGGACCAGATCACCGGCGCCCTGATCGGCATCGGCCTGGTGCTCTCGGCGGTGTTCGTCCCGATGGCGTTCTTCGGCGGGTCGACCGGCGTCATCTACCGCCAGTTCTCGATCACCATCGTCTCGGCGATGGCGCTCTCGGTGCTGACCGCGCTGATCCTCACACCGGCCCTGTGCGCAACCCTGCTCAAGCCCTCGGCACCCCCCAGGCGTGGCCCGTTCGCCTGGTTCAACCGTGGCTTCGGCAAGACCACCAACGGCTATGTCGGCCTGGTCGGCTACATGGCGCGGCGGGCGGGACGCTTCCTGATCGTCTACCTGATCCTGGCCGCCGGCGTCGGCTACATGTTCGTGCGCCTGCCCACGGCATTCCTCCCCGACGAGGACCAGGGCATCATGTTCGTCCAGGCTCAGCTTCCGGTGGGCGCCACCCAGGAGCGCACGCTGGAGGTGCTGAAGACGGTCGAGCGCCACTTCCTCGAGAACGAGGCCGATTCGGTCGCTTCGATCTTCACCGTGGCGGGCTTCAGCTTCGCCGGCTCCGGCCAGAACGCCGGCATCGGCTTCGTGCTGCTGAAGGACTGGGACGAGCGCCAGGACCCGGCGCAGAACGTGGCCGCCATCGCCGGCCGGGCGATGGGCGCGTTCTCGCAGATCCGCGACGCCATGGTGTTCGCGTTCGCGCCGCCGGCCGTCCTGGAACTGGGCAACGCCACCGGCTTCGACGTGCAGCTGCAGGACCGGGCGGGGCTGGGTCATGACGCCCTGATGGCAGCGCGGGACCAGTTCCTGGGCATGGCCGCGCAGAACCCGGCCCTGGTCGGGGTGCGTCCGAACGGCATGCAGGACCAGCCGGAGTACCGGGTGGAGATCGACCACCACAAGGTGGGCGCGCTCAGCCTGTCGATCGAGGACGTGAACGACGCGCTCTCGGCCGCCTGGGGCGGGACCTATGTCAACGACTTCCTGGACCGCGGCCGGATCAAGAAGGTCTATGTCCAGGCGGATGCGCCCTACCGGATGGTCCCTGAGGACCTGAACCAGTGGTACGTCCGCAACGCCAAGGGCGAGATGGTGCCGTTCTCGGCCTTCGCCACGGCAGGGTGGACCTACGGCTCGCCCAGGCTGGAGCGCTACAATGGCCTGCCCTCGGTGGAGATCCTGGGGCAGCCTGCTCCCGGCCTGAGCTCGGGCGCCGCCATGGACGCGGTCGAGGAGATCATGGCGCAGCTCCCGCCGGGCTTCGGCTACGAGTGGACCGGCATCTCCGATCAGGAACGGGCAGCCGGCGCCCAGGCGCCGATGCTCTACGCCATCTCGATCATGGTCGTGTTCCTGTGCCTGGCAGCCCTTTACGAGAGCTGGTCGATCCCGTTCTCGGTGATGCTGGTGGTACCTCTCGGCGTGCTCGGCGCCCTGGCGGCGGCGTTGTCGACGGGGCTGTCCAACGACGTGTTCTTCCAGGTGGGCCTGCTCACCACGATCGGCCTGGCCGCGAAGAACGCGATCCTGATCGTCGAGTTCGCCAAGGACCTGAACGAGGCGGGCAAGGGCCTGATGGAGGCGACCCTGGAGGCGGCGCGGCTGCGGCTGCGGCCGATCATCATGACCTCGCTGGCGTTTGGCCTGGGCGTGACGCCGCTGGCGATCTCGACCGGGGCGGGCTCCGGTGGACAGAACGCGATCGGCATCGGCGTGCTGGGTGGCGTGATCGCCGCCACCTTCCTGGGGATCCTGTTCGTGCCGCTGTTCTTCGTGGCGGTGCGCAAGACCTTCAGCCGCAAGCGGGCGGCGCCACCGGTAACGGCGGCCGAGGTGCCGGCGGAGTAG
- a CDS encoding BKACE family enzyme: MRAPVAIAVAPNGARLTKADHPALPITPAELASTASACLEAGACMIHLHARDAQDRHSLDPDLVREGMAAVRAAVGQRLVIQVTTEAVGLYQPDAQMALVRAVRPEAASVALRELAPDAASEKQAAEFYGWCRQEGIWLQHILYDATDVARFRDLVARGVVPVERPSVLYVLGRYSPGQRSEPLDLLPFLQAGDPAWHWMMCAFGAQERDCAATAALLGGHVRIGFENNRLAADGSPASDNAAQIRAAAAAFQALGRRPATADELRESIARS; this comes from the coding sequence ATGCGGGCACCGGTGGCGATCGCGGTGGCGCCGAACGGAGCGCGGCTCACCAAGGCGGACCATCCGGCCCTACCGATCACGCCGGCGGAGCTGGCCAGCACCGCCAGCGCCTGCCTGGAGGCAGGGGCGTGCATGATCCATCTGCACGCCCGCGACGCCCAGGACCGGCACTCGCTCGACCCGGACCTGGTCCGGGAAGGCATGGCGGCGGTGCGGGCGGCGGTCGGGCAGCGCCTCGTGATCCAGGTGACGACCGAGGCGGTGGGGCTCTACCAGCCCGACGCGCAGATGGCCCTGGTCCGGGCGGTCCGGCCGGAGGCGGCGTCGGTGGCGCTGCGCGAGCTGGCCCCGGATGCGGCCAGCGAGAAGCAGGCGGCTGAGTTCTATGGCTGGTGCCGGCAGGAGGGGATCTGGCTGCAGCACATCCTCTACGACGCCACCGACGTGGCGCGGTTCCGGGACTTGGTGGCGCGTGGGGTGGTGCCGGTGGAGCGGCCGTCCGTGCTCTACGTGCTCGGGCGCTACAGCCCGGGCCAGCGCTCCGAGCCCCTGGACCTGCTGCCGTTCCTCCAGGCAGGCGATCCGGCCTGGCACTGGATGATGTGCGCGTTCGGGGCGCAGGAACGCGACTGCGCGGCGACCGCGGCGTTGCTGGGCGGCCATGTCCGGATCGGCTTCGAGAACAACCGGCTGGCGGCGGACGGCAGCCCGGCTTCCGACAACGCGGCGCAGATCCGGGCGGCCGCAGCGGCGTTCCAGGCCCTGGGGCGGCGGCCGGCGACGGCGGACGAACTCAGGGAGTCGATCGCCCGCAGCTGA
- a CDS encoding 3-hydroxyacyl-CoA dehydrogenase NAD-binding domain-containing protein — protein sequence MAQSSIRQVAVIGFGTVGVGWTALFLANGSDVTVHDPAVDDLATLEAALAPSLASLRELGRTGHGRLCLAASPEKAVASADFVQENAPEKQAFKADLLRRLDEATPAGAIIASSTSSLLWSELTGTCRDPERVIVAHPFNPPHLVPLVELFGSDPAVLDRAEAFYAGLGMRPVRLKKEMRGHIANRLSSALYQEAVHLVEQGVASVAEIDAALRDGPGLRWATMGAHLTYHLGGGKGGIRHYLDHLGPSQERRWQDLGRPSLTDKLKADLVAGVEAEAAGRSIEELEALRDATLVALLHARRRTER from the coding sequence GTGGCGCAGTCTTCCATCCGACAGGTGGCGGTGATCGGCTTCGGCACGGTCGGCGTCGGCTGGACCGCCCTGTTCCTGGCCAACGGCAGCGACGTGACCGTCCACGACCCGGCCGTGGACGATCTCGCGACACTGGAAGCGGCGCTCGCGCCCAGCCTTGCCAGCCTGAGGGAACTCGGCAGGACAGGACATGGCCGGCTCTGCCTGGCGGCTTCCCCTGAAAAGGCGGTGGCCAGTGCCGACTTCGTCCAGGAGAACGCGCCGGAAAAGCAGGCGTTCAAGGCCGACCTGCTGCGGCGGCTGGACGAGGCGACGCCGGCAGGAGCGATCATCGCCAGCAGCACCTCGTCCCTGCTGTGGAGCGAGCTGACCGGGACATGCAGGGACCCGGAGCGGGTGATCGTCGCGCATCCCTTCAATCCGCCGCATCTGGTCCCGCTGGTCGAGCTGTTCGGCAGCGATCCGGCGGTGCTGGACCGGGCCGAAGCCTTCTATGCGGGGCTCGGGATGCGGCCGGTGCGGCTGAAAAAGGAGATGCGCGGGCACATCGCCAACCGGCTGTCCTCGGCCCTCTACCAGGAGGCGGTGCATCTGGTGGAGCAGGGGGTGGCGTCGGTCGCGGAGATCGATGCGGCCCTGCGGGACGGGCCTGGCCTTCGCTGGGCGACCATGGGCGCCCACCTCACCTACCACTTAGGCGGCGGCAAGGGCGGGATCCGCCACTATCTGGACCATCTGGGCCCGAGCCAGGAGCGGCGCTGGCAGGATCTGGGCCGGCCGTCCCTGACCGACAAGCTGAAGGCCGACCTGGTCGCCGGGGTGGAGGCCGAGGCGGCCGGACGGTCGATCGAGGAACTGGAAGCGCTGCGGGATGCGACCCTGGTGGCGCTGCTGCACGCGCGACGGAGGACGGAACGATGA